A single genomic interval of Demequina sp. NBRC 110054 harbors:
- the drt3a gene encoding antiviral reverse transcriptase Drt3a codes for MADKIRDLKDLRAARIEECTRLEKIDKAAARKRRGEYMAEARDLRAEKDLLFRDRLATISDGILADIDSGGFVWGLSQGKLARGKRTYRVAVDNRTYFAAKQVEASLGQLRYEGMPDRHAIARQLREALDGPLPRCVARLDIESYFESIPHARLVRSLRETRRVPSSVVTLVSGLLREFAAITGQARGVPRGVGMSSLLAEFYVRELNVRMRSHDGVLYFARYVDDMIVITGDEVSLTDAERQVRRLVEALGLRLNPAKTERRLSISKPWELSQSITFLGYEFRKDGGNSAVRMPRTVVNRYQERIEDAFHAWDRASPRTSGHDGLLLDRVRFLSGNLRLSGGRARAVTGAYFNQPALTDVEDLRGLDDFLRTHIDKRPALPHRLRTGLASCRFEEGFTDRTFYSMSPERLQRCVAVWRDA; via the coding sequence GTGGCGGACAAGATCCGGGATCTGAAGGACCTACGCGCCGCGCGAATCGAGGAGTGCACGCGGCTTGAGAAGATCGACAAAGCCGCTGCGCGGAAACGTCGTGGCGAATATATGGCGGAGGCAAGGGACTTGCGCGCCGAGAAGGACCTGCTATTCAGGGACCGACTTGCGACAATCTCAGATGGCATTCTTGCCGATATTGATAGTGGCGGGTTCGTATGGGGCCTCTCGCAAGGGAAACTCGCGAGGGGAAAGCGGACCTACCGAGTTGCGGTAGACAACCGGACATACTTCGCAGCAAAGCAAGTTGAGGCGTCCCTGGGGCAACTGCGCTACGAGGGTATGCCAGACCGCCATGCGATTGCTCGTCAACTTCGTGAGGCATTGGACGGGCCGCTGCCGCGATGTGTGGCCCGACTGGATATCGAGAGCTACTTCGAGAGCATTCCGCATGCCCGACTTGTTCGCTCGCTGCGAGAAACCCGACGAGTGCCGTCCTCGGTAGTCACGCTGGTATCCGGTCTGCTTCGCGAATTCGCGGCGATCACCGGTCAAGCGCGCGGCGTCCCGCGCGGCGTCGGCATGAGTTCGCTGCTCGCTGAGTTCTACGTTCGAGAACTCAATGTGCGAATGCGTAGCCACGACGGCGTGCTGTATTTCGCCAGGTACGTCGACGACATGATCGTGATCACCGGCGACGAGGTATCTCTCACGGATGCCGAGCGCCAGGTACGGCGCTTGGTTGAGGCGCTTGGCCTCCGGCTCAATCCTGCGAAGACTGAGCGGAGGCTGTCGATATCCAAGCCGTGGGAGCTCTCGCAGAGCATCACGTTCCTCGGCTATGAGTTCCGCAAGGATGGCGGCAACTCGGCGGTTCGTATGCCTCGGACCGTCGTGAACAGGTATCAAGAGCGCATTGAAGATGCGTTCCACGCCTGGGATCGCGCTTCCCCTCGCACATCTGGCCACGATGGTCTTCTGCTTGACCGCGTGCGTTTCCTGTCCGGCAATCTGCGGCTGTCAGGGGGCAGGGCCCGTGCAGTGACAGGGGCGTACTTCAACCAACCGGCGCTGACGGATGTCGAAGATCTACGGGGGCTCGACGATTTCCTGCGGACGCACATCGACAAGCGTCCGGCTCTGCCTCACCGGCTACGAACGGGCTTGGCTTCGTGCCGGTTTGAGGAGGGTTTCACCGACCGTACCTTCTATTCGATGAGCCCCGAGAGGCTGCAGCGATGTGTGGCGGTGTGGCGCGATGCCTAG
- a CDS encoding DUF1349 domain-containing protein has translation MRLGTLLELGEWTTTPAAVELDGGTMLVTARHGSDAWQTTSYGFVHDDAHALLVPMEARQAAEVTFRLDYGEQFDQAGIMVRADSRTWIKCGVEVSDGAPQVGAVVTRGVSDWSVAPVPEWNGRLVTVRASRDGDAVTVRARADDEPWRLVRVAPLAPEAEVGVGPYCCAPSRAGLTVTFTDFRLDEPDVALH, from the coding sequence GTGAGACTTGGCACCCTTCTCGAGCTGGGCGAGTGGACGACGACGCCCGCGGCCGTCGAGCTGGACGGCGGGACGATGCTGGTGACGGCGAGGCACGGATCCGACGCCTGGCAGACCACCAGCTACGGATTCGTCCACGACGATGCGCATGCGCTGCTCGTGCCGATGGAGGCCCGCCAGGCCGCCGAGGTCACCTTCAGGCTGGACTACGGCGAGCAGTTCGACCAGGCCGGGATCATGGTGCGCGCCGACTCCCGCACATGGATCAAGTGCGGCGTCGAGGTCTCCGACGGAGCGCCCCAGGTGGGCGCCGTCGTCACGCGCGGAGTCTCCGACTGGTCGGTCGCTCCCGTGCCCGAGTGGAATGGTCGCCTCGTGACGGTGCGCGCCTCGCGCGACGGCGACGCGGTGACCGTGCGCGCCAGGGCCGACGACGAGCCGTGGCGGCTCGTGCGCGTCGCACCCCTCGCTCCAGAGGCCGAGGTCGGCGTCGGGCCGTACTGCTGTGCGCCCTCCCGCGCGGGACTGACGGTGACCTTCACCGACTTCCGGCTCGACGAGCCCGACGTCGCTCTGCACTGA
- a CDS encoding helix-turn-helix domain-containing protein, protein MNQELSVGAEDAWGAWTRRVGRNVAAARERRGMSARELAERTRALGFEVPRNSIANLESGRKGSVSIAEVAALAGALEVAPLVLLFDPEGADAEFLPGREAAQVVAADWFAGLQPEPRSDGPMRASDLDYAGALPLYRRHREVAARLSAFARSIEIRDHAVAWSGPTDGDCREWVQRLLRVRAEIREHGYRELPIEDAVRGLVDRFGDDG, encoded by the coding sequence ATGAATCAAGAACTGAGTGTCGGTGCCGAGGATGCATGGGGCGCCTGGACGCGACGGGTGGGGCGGAACGTAGCGGCTGCGCGCGAACGGCGTGGCATGTCTGCTCGCGAGCTCGCGGAACGTACTAGGGCGCTCGGCTTTGAGGTGCCGCGAAACTCGATCGCCAACCTCGAGTCGGGCCGGAAGGGTTCTGTGTCGATAGCGGAAGTGGCGGCGCTCGCCGGTGCCCTGGAGGTTGCTCCGCTGGTCTTGTTGTTCGACCCTGAGGGTGCCGATGCCGAGTTTCTCCCTGGGCGCGAGGCGGCACAGGTCGTAGCCGCCGATTGGTTCGCAGGACTCCAGCCGGAACCTCGATCGGATGGTCCGATGCGAGCATCCGACCTCGACTACGCGGGTGCGCTTCCGCTCTATCGCAGGCACCGTGAGGTCGCCGCCAGGCTCAGCGCCTTCGCTCGCTCGATCGAGATTCGCGATCATGCGGTGGCCTGGAGCGGGCCGACCGATGGTGACTGCCGTGAGTGGGTGCAACGACTTCTACGCGTGCGCGCTGAGATTCGTGAGCACGGCTATCGGGAGCTGCCGATCGAAGATGCGGTCCGAGGGCTTGTAGATCGGTTTGGCGACGATGGCTAG
- a CDS encoding Pr6Pr family membrane protein — MRGVWTRVQLAGALLIFAALAATTLAVIESGTPSVLHLYGHFTIQANILAMATLLLSALRGSAAGSPRLESARLAATAHLFLLVVIYWTMLAHAGFALPDLWTNAVLHGLSAAILLTDWLVKGPRRALSWRHAWVVIAYPTAYLLTALVLGATCGWIPYPFLDPAGGYASVLATSAGMLAACWGVGMLLSQLTRWRPLTPTRETGA, encoded by the coding sequence ATGAGGGGCGTGTGGACGCGGGTGCAGCTGGCGGGAGCGCTACTGATCTTCGCCGCGCTCGCCGCGACGACGCTCGCGGTGATCGAGTCGGGCACACCGAGCGTGCTCCACCTGTACGGCCATTTCACGATCCAGGCCAACATCCTCGCGATGGCGACGCTGCTGCTGTCGGCGCTCCGCGGATCGGCGGCCGGGTCGCCTCGGCTCGAGTCCGCGCGGCTCGCGGCCACGGCGCACCTGTTCCTTCTGGTGGTCATCTACTGGACGATGCTCGCGCACGCCGGGTTCGCCCTGCCCGACCTATGGACGAACGCGGTCCTGCACGGGCTCTCCGCGGCGATCCTCCTGACGGACTGGCTGGTCAAGGGCCCGCGTCGAGCGCTGAGCTGGCGGCATGCATGGGTCGTGATCGCGTATCCCACGGCGTACCTCCTGACCGCACTCGTGCTCGGCGCGACCTGCGGGTGGATCCCCTACCCCTTCCTGGATCCCGCGGGCGGCTACGCCTCGGTGCTCGCGACCAGCGCGGGGATGCTCGCCGCATGCTGGGGCGTGGGGATGCTGCTCTCACAGCTCACCCGGTGGCGCCCGCTCACGCCGACACGAGAGACTGGGGCATGA
- a CDS encoding AlpA family transcriptional regulator, with translation MHGRNHEEASMTTIGPRQTRASLLTVSDLSRTLGVPEQTIYVWRSRGTGPRGIRIGRHLRFRPEDVEQWLDERAAADLRY, from the coding sequence ATGCATGGCCGCAACCACGAGGAGGCTTCCATGACCACAATCGGACCACGCCAGACCCGGGCGTCCCTGCTTACCGTGAGCGACCTCTCCCGGACGCTGGGCGTACCTGAACAGACGATCTACGTGTGGCGCTCCCGCGGCACCGGCCCACGAGGCATCCGGATCGGACGCCATCTCCGATTCCGACCCGAAGATGTCGAACAGTGGCTCGACGAACGAGCCGCCGCGGACCTCAGGTACTAG
- a CDS encoding AzlD domain-containing protein produces MTTFLIFTAAAIGTYLIRISGIVIFGRDRDIPPRVEKALKLVGPAALAAIVANSLLLDEGAWRGFGAWHLAALVAVGVALWRRSSGLTMAAGAVAFAALLLAGL; encoded by the coding sequence ATGACGACCTTCCTTATCTTCACCGCCGCGGCGATCGGCACCTATCTGATCCGCATCAGCGGCATCGTGATCTTCGGCCGCGACCGCGACATCCCGCCGCGCGTCGAGAAGGCGCTGAAGCTCGTGGGACCCGCGGCGCTCGCGGCGATCGTCGCGAACTCGCTGCTGCTCGACGAGGGCGCGTGGCGCGGATTCGGTGCGTGGCACCTGGCCGCGCTCGTCGCGGTGGGCGTGGCTCTCTGGCGACGGTCCTCGGGCCTGACGATGGCGGCCGGCGCCGTAGCGTTCGCGGCGCTGCTGCTCGCCGGGCTCTGA
- a CDS encoding phosphotransferase: MSFDTVPPPAHPSISHDTVARLLADQHPELLELELGPRFDGWDCAMFRLGDGLAARLPRTEPAVTFLQTEMHWVPQLSRSWDFPSPTFTAHGQPGHGYPWPWAVVTWVPGDTADEVPLTSDAGADVGRALAQVHVEAPGDAPFNVEQSIPMADRSEKTLERVLRAHHDGGPHGERLDLEAALSLWETALAAAPNTEWVWSHADLHGANVLSHDGAFGGIFDWGSMAMCDPAVDVGFTHALMPASGVEAALEAYHRETGRVDDAFLARARGIGLSKAVGMALSPREVTQKMAWRTLEALGLLR; the protein is encoded by the coding sequence ATGAGCTTCGACACGGTCCCGCCGCCGGCGCATCCGTCGATCTCTCACGACACCGTCGCGAGGCTCCTGGCGGACCAGCATCCCGAGCTGCTCGAGCTCGAGCTCGGACCCCGCTTCGACGGATGGGACTGCGCGATGTTCCGCCTGGGTGACGGGCTCGCCGCGCGCCTTCCGCGCACCGAGCCGGCCGTGACCTTCCTCCAGACGGAGATGCACTGGGTCCCGCAGCTCAGCCGCTCGTGGGACTTCCCGTCGCCCACCTTCACGGCGCACGGGCAGCCGGGTCACGGCTACCCGTGGCCGTGGGCCGTGGTCACGTGGGTGCCCGGCGACACCGCGGACGAGGTCCCGCTGACCTCCGATGCGGGAGCCGACGTGGGCCGCGCGCTCGCCCAGGTGCATGTCGAGGCGCCGGGCGACGCGCCGTTCAACGTCGAGCAGTCGATCCCCATGGCGGACCGCTCCGAGAAGACGCTCGAGCGGGTGCTGCGTGCCCACCACGACGGCGGCCCGCACGGCGAGCGGCTCGACCTCGAGGCGGCGCTGAGCCTGTGGGAGACCGCGCTCGCCGCCGCACCCAACACGGAGTGGGTGTGGTCGCACGCCGACCTCCACGGCGCCAACGTCCTCAGCCATGACGGCGCCTTCGGAGGCATCTTCGACTGGGGCTCGATGGCGATGTGCGATCCGGCGGTCGACGTCGGCTTCACCCACGCGCTCATGCCAGCCTCGGGCGTCGAGGCGGCGCTCGAGGCGTATCACCGCGAGACGGGTCGCGTCGACGACGCGTTCCTCGCCCGGGCGCGAGGCATCGGACTCAGCAAGGCCGTCGGGATGGCGCTGTCGCCCCGCGAGGTCACGCAGAAGATGGCCTGGCGGACGCTCGAGGCGCTCGGGCTGCTGCGGTAG
- a CDS encoding site-specific integrase codes for MGTWGHISIAEVEPRRRYIARARFRDFDGLTRKVEAAGPSRARAEARLLERLRRRAKAGDEYLSGLTRVSVLASHWLETEVDGSSRAASTRLRYRLTVNNHVTPRIGGLLLHEVSTATVDRVLRAITTDTGAATARLARSCMASMFALAVRHDAIAANPVRETLAVAPTGGEAKAISVVDVKALRVDLRADQVARDADLIDLVDLLLVTGVRIGEALALRWQDIDFETRRVVVSGTMVRDGARGLVRQGQTKGKRARSLSIPQATVTMLLERQVHGVPSEVVFPSAALGFREVSTVNKQWRAFRSRNPRWSEVQLKHFRKTVATTLERTVGLESAASVLGHAGVAVTSKHYVERALEAPDHSEILAGLLA; via the coding sequence GTGGGGACCTGGGGGCATATTTCCATCGCCGAAGTAGAGCCGCGGCGCCGCTACATCGCGCGCGCCCGCTTTCGCGACTTTGACGGTCTGACGAGGAAGGTCGAGGCGGCGGGGCCGTCTAGAGCTCGTGCCGAGGCGCGGCTGCTAGAGCGCCTGCGGCGTCGAGCGAAGGCGGGCGATGAGTACCTATCGGGACTCACGCGGGTCTCGGTACTCGCGTCACATTGGCTCGAGACTGAGGTGGACGGATCGTCACGGGCCGCGTCGACCAGGCTGCGCTACCGGTTGACGGTGAACAACCACGTGACGCCGCGCATCGGCGGGCTGCTTCTGCACGAGGTCAGCACGGCCACTGTCGATCGAGTTCTGCGAGCGATCACAACTGATACGGGCGCGGCGACCGCAAGGCTCGCGAGATCGTGCATGGCATCGATGTTTGCTCTAGCGGTACGTCACGACGCGATTGCTGCGAACCCCGTGCGTGAGACTCTGGCCGTCGCGCCTACCGGCGGCGAAGCCAAAGCAATTTCAGTTGTCGACGTGAAGGCGCTCCGTGTTGATCTCCGGGCGGACCAAGTCGCACGGGATGCTGACTTGATCGACCTCGTTGACTTGCTCCTAGTGACGGGCGTTCGGATTGGTGAAGCGCTCGCGCTGAGGTGGCAGGACATCGACTTCGAAACGCGGAGGGTGGTCGTCAGCGGCACGATGGTTCGCGACGGCGCCAGAGGGCTTGTGCGCCAAGGTCAGACGAAGGGCAAGCGCGCCCGATCCCTGTCCATACCGCAGGCAACCGTCACGATGCTTCTCGAGCGGCAGGTGCACGGTGTTCCGAGCGAGGTCGTGTTCCCCTCCGCCGCCCTCGGATTCCGGGAGGTGTCCACGGTGAACAAGCAGTGGCGCGCGTTCCGATCACGCAATCCGCGCTGGAGTGAAGTGCAGCTAAAGCACTTCCGCAAGACCGTTGCGACGACCCTTGAGCGCACCGTCGGCCTGGAGAGCGCTGCGAGTGTGCTCGGCCACGCGGGCGTCGCTGTGACTTCGAAACACTATGTTGAGCGGGCGCTTGAGGCTCCCGACCACTCCGAAATCCTTGCTGGACTGCTCGCGTAG
- the drt3b gene encoding antiviral reverse transcriptase Drt3b, whose amino-acid sequence MPRTTRRTDANKYRAVLSEVLPYELPVPFSNHSLYRALRSLDMSSEKGVVTARWVGAQTPYLLAVVFGRYVPFARAPGSDVITFSDPGNVSGRRAYPETRPMPLRTRKATGSERWVSVLHPRAQVSVAEFYERYESSILYFTSRSRFSIRRPAGVARYTVHRDALFENDLADPSHAVEDTLHESDEVRSYFVYERYPHIYRFYESSEMLSLERRFEILARFDVTRCFESIYTHSISWVTNGKGASKEYRRASDRTFGGSFDRLMQSLNEDETHGIVIGPEVSRIFAEIILQEIDVRCERELARRGLKYGRDYVVRRYLDDYFVFASDMGVVDAVKAELGDALREFRLYLNESKSTVETLPGAARVSIAKTRVAEVVREWLGVSQDFDVDAPLAVPSGISARGAVLDYKSALHSSGADQALVANFALSRLEIGLDVYLRGAVRHLRNDQTRPWSHEEWGRLSRLLAGVIEVAAGVYVGAEATSPAVKLCRISASIERFARVSGMPAAYASNLRLKVARTLRTMILRASGSVVLTSHTLMLLDCLTALGGDYALTDAELRALLPDHSLKPLDAVSALCILRHCAGSPSLVSLRREVEQYAVESVRLGERVADAHSSMLTAGLLSSQAVSKRARKDLLGKLGFPSAEIDKVDGSSRLSFEWEVPDYYVALQRKRGNSVY is encoded by the coding sequence ATGCCTAGGACCACGCGGAGAACTGACGCCAACAAGTATCGTGCGGTGCTGTCCGAGGTGCTTCCGTACGAATTGCCCGTCCCATTCTCCAACCATTCCCTATACCGCGCCCTGCGGTCCCTCGACATGAGTTCCGAGAAGGGGGTAGTCACGGCGCGATGGGTGGGCGCCCAGACTCCGTACCTACTCGCGGTTGTATTCGGACGTTACGTGCCATTTGCCCGTGCGCCAGGTAGTGATGTCATCACGTTCTCAGACCCCGGCAACGTGAGCGGCAGACGTGCATATCCCGAGACGCGACCGATGCCGCTTCGAACCCGGAAAGCGACTGGATCTGAGCGTTGGGTGTCTGTGCTGCATCCCAGGGCGCAGGTCTCCGTGGCGGAGTTCTACGAGCGTTACGAGAGTTCGATTCTCTATTTCACGAGCCGAAGTCGATTCTCGATTCGAAGGCCCGCAGGTGTCGCACGCTATACCGTCCACCGTGACGCGCTGTTCGAGAACGACCTTGCGGACCCGAGTCATGCCGTTGAAGACACGCTGCATGAGTCTGACGAAGTCCGTTCGTATTTTGTCTACGAGCGATACCCACACATCTATCGCTTCTATGAGTCATCCGAGATGCTCAGCCTGGAACGTCGATTCGAGATATTGGCCCGATTCGATGTGACTCGTTGTTTTGAGAGCATTTACACCCACTCCATTTCGTGGGTGACCAATGGGAAGGGCGCGTCCAAGGAATATCGGCGTGCATCGGACCGAACCTTCGGCGGTAGTTTCGACCGGCTCATGCAGTCGCTGAACGAGGACGAGACTCATGGGATCGTCATTGGCCCCGAGGTCTCGCGAATCTTCGCTGAGATCATCCTTCAGGAGATAGACGTCAGGTGCGAGCGTGAGCTAGCGCGCCGTGGTCTTAAGTACGGTCGCGATTACGTAGTGCGCCGGTACTTGGATGACTACTTCGTCTTTGCCAGCGACATGGGGGTGGTTGATGCGGTCAAGGCTGAGCTGGGGGATGCCTTGCGAGAGTTCAGGCTCTACCTGAACGAGAGCAAGTCGACTGTGGAGACCTTGCCAGGCGCGGCCCGCGTGTCGATTGCCAAGACGCGCGTTGCAGAGGTTGTGCGTGAGTGGTTGGGGGTATCGCAGGACTTCGACGTTGATGCGCCGCTAGCGGTTCCTTCGGGAATCTCGGCACGGGGGGCGGTCCTGGACTACAAGTCAGCCCTGCACTCGAGTGGTGCCGATCAGGCCCTAGTCGCAAACTTCGCGCTGTCGAGGCTCGAGATCGGCCTAGATGTGTATCTCCGCGGCGCCGTTCGGCATCTTCGCAATGACCAGACTCGTCCCTGGTCTCATGAGGAGTGGGGGCGTCTGTCGCGCCTGCTCGCTGGGGTCATTGAAGTTGCAGCTGGGGTCTACGTCGGCGCTGAGGCGACGTCGCCAGCCGTGAAGCTGTGCCGCATCTCGGCGAGCATCGAGCGTTTTGCCCGTGTTTCGGGAATGCCTGCTGCGTATGCGTCGAACCTGCGGTTGAAGGTCGCGCGCACCCTTCGAACGATGATCCTGCGCGCGTCCGGTTCGGTGGTCTTGACGTCCCACACCTTGATGCTCCTGGACTGCCTGACGGCACTTGGCGGCGACTACGCACTTACTGACGCGGAACTGCGAGCCCTTCTCCCGGATCACTCTCTGAAGCCTCTCGACGCCGTCTCCGCGCTGTGCATCCTCCGCCATTGCGCGGGCTCCCCGAGCCTGGTGTCCCTGCGGCGCGAAGTTGAGCAGTATGCCGTCGAGTCAGTTCGTCTTGGGGAACGGGTCGCGGACGCCCACTCATCGATGCTTACCGCGGGCCTCCTCTCATCGCAGGCGGTCTCGAAGAGGGCCCGCAAGGATCTCCTCGGCAAATTGGGTTTTCCCTCGGCCGAGATAGACAAAGTCGACGGATCGTCTCGCCTGTCGTTCGAATGGGAAGTTCCTGACTACTACGTAGCCCTTCAGCGGAAGAGAGGCAATTCCGTATACTAG
- a CDS encoding sigma-70 family RNA polymerase sigma factor, whose amino-acid sequence MESVAGWERVLHELAGQRRGRLLGFASMLAGPDDAEDLVQEAIVATFSRGRGFEDVASAEAYVRRAIATRYVDRVRSQSADRRRAERVAPAEAVPDASERVATVVTLHEALKELAPRPRACVTLRYLSEMSVREVAHELGLSEGAVKRYTSDGIRALNALLGTDEPEDVGETAAVVPMRGGVR is encoded by the coding sequence GTGGAATCGGTGGCTGGGTGGGAGCGGGTGCTGCATGAGCTCGCGGGTCAGCGTCGTGGCCGGTTGTTGGGTTTCGCGTCGATGTTGGCGGGTCCGGACGATGCGGAGGACCTGGTTCAGGAGGCGATTGTTGCGACGTTCTCGCGGGGGCGGGGCTTCGAGGATGTGGCTTCTGCTGAGGCGTATGTGCGGCGGGCGATCGCAACCAGGTATGTGGATCGGGTGAGGTCGCAGTCGGCTGATCGGCGGCGCGCGGAGCGGGTGGCTCCGGCCGAGGCGGTGCCGGATGCGAGCGAGCGGGTGGCGACGGTGGTGACGTTGCATGAGGCGTTGAAGGAGTTGGCGCCGCGTCCGCGGGCGTGTGTGACGTTGCGTTATCTGTCGGAGATGTCGGTGCGTGAGGTGGCGCATGAGTTGGGGCTGTCGGAGGGGGCGGTCAAGCGGTACACGTCGGATGGGATCCGGGCGCTGAACGCTTTGCTGGGCACGGATGAGCCTGAGGATGTGGGCGAGACGGCTGCGGTGGTGCCGATGAGGGGAGGTGTGCGATGA
- a CDS encoding thymidine kinase has product MAKLYFRYGAMNSSKSALLLTAAYNYEERDQHPVIVKPGIDTKAGESVQSRIGVERKVDVLLGAEESFLDKLETHQPLDQIDAIFVDEAQFLTPSQVDEAYEIAVMRGIPVLCYGLRGDFMTHSFPGSLRLLEISHAIEELKTICRCGSKAVFNGRRIDGEFVSHGDQVAIDGQQAEYESLCGRCYIQKVGPVRHA; this is encoded by the coding sequence GTGGCCAAGCTGTACTTCCGCTACGGCGCGATGAACTCGTCCAAGTCGGCGCTGCTGCTGACCGCGGCCTACAACTATGAGGAGCGCGACCAGCACCCCGTCATCGTGAAGCCCGGCATCGACACGAAGGCGGGCGAGTCCGTCCAGTCGCGCATCGGCGTGGAGCGCAAGGTGGACGTGCTGCTCGGTGCCGAGGAGTCGTTCCTCGACAAGCTTGAGACCCACCAGCCGCTCGACCAGATCGACGCGATCTTCGTCGACGAGGCCCAGTTCCTCACGCCCTCCCAGGTGGACGAGGCCTACGAGATCGCCGTCATGCGGGGCATCCCGGTGCTCTGCTACGGCCTGCGCGGCGACTTCATGACCCACTCCTTCCCCGGCTCGCTGCGCCTGCTCGAGATCTCGCACGCGATCGAGGAGCTCAAGACCATCTGCCGCTGTGGCTCCAAGGCCGTGTTCAACGGGCGCCGGATCGACGGCGAGTTCGTGAGCCACGGCGACCAGGTCGCGATCGACGGCCAGCAGGCCGAGTACGAGTCGCTGTGCGGCCGCTGCTACATCCAGAAGGTCGGCCCGGTCCGTCACGCTTGA
- a CDS encoding glycoside hydrolase family 6 protein yields MTRRVPALALVVALALSLVVAVARPASAGDALCVAQYTVQSKWDGGFTAQVRLRNTSGKALTSWRAAFSFRDGQTISQAWNAEVVTASGRAKVRHLSYNTYLAKGAWVEFGFNGTWSDGNRRPIDFRLNGERCVLRNWTATVTGGTASSGPTASSGSGSGVGTTTTVTQSSSKFFTSADTQAYAAFSSASGTQRKLLAKIAKTPTARWIGDWYTASQAKAETRTYTRAAKRAGRTGVMVIYAIPGRDCGSYSAGGLTATGYKKWIDAVADGIVGKPWIVLEPDAIAQMGDCSGQGNRAGLLRYAAKVLTQHGGKVYLDAGHSNWRSVSDTVSRLKEVGFRYAVGFSLNTSNYNTTKAERAYGQAISKKLGGKPFVIDTSRNGNGSNGEWCNPSGRALGAKPGLVKDSSNLKALLWIKAPGESDGTCNGGPAAGQWWQKGALALARNASW; encoded by the coding sequence ATGACCCGTCGCGTGCCCGCCCTCGCGCTCGTCGTCGCCCTCGCGCTGAGCCTCGTGGTGGCCGTGGCACGGCCTGCGTCCGCCGGCGACGCGCTCTGCGTCGCGCAGTACACGGTGCAGTCGAAGTGGGACGGCGGTTTCACCGCGCAGGTGCGCCTGCGCAACACGTCGGGCAAGGCGCTGACGTCGTGGCGCGCGGCCTTCTCTTTCAGGGACGGCCAGACGATCTCGCAGGCCTGGAATGCCGAGGTCGTCACCGCCTCGGGCCGCGCCAAGGTCCGCCATCTCTCCTACAACACGTACCTGGCGAAGGGTGCGTGGGTCGAGTTCGGGTTCAACGGCACCTGGTCGGACGGAAACAGGAGGCCCATCGACTTTCGCCTGAACGGTGAGCGGTGCGTCCTCAGGAACTGGACGGCGACCGTGACGGGAGGCACCGCATCGTCCGGGCCCACTGCGTCATCCGGCTCGGGTTCCGGCGTCGGCACCACGACCACGGTCACCCAGTCGTCCTCGAAGTTCTTCACGAGCGCCGACACCCAGGCCTACGCCGCGTTCTCGAGCGCAAGCGGAACCCAGCGGAAGCTGCTTGCGAAGATCGCGAAGACCCCGACCGCCCGGTGGATCGGCGACTGGTACACCGCGTCCCAGGCCAAGGCCGAGACCAGGACGTACACGAGGGCCGCGAAGCGGGCCGGGCGCACGGGCGTGATGGTCATCTACGCGATCCCCGGCCGCGACTGCGGCTCATACTCGGCGGGAGGCCTGACGGCGACGGGCTACAAGAAGTGGATCGATGCGGTTGCAGATGGCATTGTCGGCAAGCCATGGATCGTCCTCGAGCCCGACGCGATCGCGCAGATGGGTGACTGCTCGGGCCAGGGCAACCGCGCGGGTCTGCTGAGGTACGCAGCGAAGGTACTCACGCAGCACGGCGGCAAGGTCTACCTCGACGCGGGGCACTCGAACTGGCGCTCCGTCTCCGACACGGTGAGCCGCCTCAAGGAGGTCGGCTTCCGCTACGCGGTCGGGTTCTCGCTCAACACGTCGAACTACAACACGACCAAGGCGGAGAGGGCCTACGGGCAGGCTATCTCCAAGAAGCTCGGCGGGAAGCCCTTCGTCATCGACACGTCGCGCAATGGCAACGGCTCCAACGGCGAGTGGTGCAACCCGTCGGGCCGCGCGCTCGGGGCCAAGCCGGGGCTCGTGAAGGACTCCTCGAACCTCAAGGCGCTGCTGTGGATCAAGGCGCCCGGCGAGTCCGACGGCACGTGCAACGGCGGGCCGGCCGCGGGGCAGTGGTGGCAGAAAGGCGCGCTCGCGCTCGCGCGCAACGCGTCGTGGTGA